GCTTATTAACTAGCATACCTTCCATTATTTGGTTTCCAACTTTCATTGTTGGATCCAATATTGACATAGGGTTTTGGAAAACAGCAGAAATTATTCTTCCTCTTAGTTTAGATTTCTCTCAGTTATATGTTGTAAAGTTTTGCACTTCTAGACCATATAATCTAATTTTGCCACCTTCAATTATGGCATTTGAGCCAGTAAGACCATAGAGCAAGGATGTAATAACAGACTTGCCTGAACCAGATTCACCAATAAGGGCATGAATCTTACCTTCATATATTTTTAAACTTGGGCCTCTAAGCACTAAGTTCTTCTCTTTAGGATTGGCAGGATTTTTGAATGTTAAGTAAATATCTTCAATTTCAGCAGCAACATTAGTTGGGATGCCAAAAACATCTTCAACTTTTGTGCCTGTAAATAAGTCAACTTCGGTTTTGTCTTTTTTAAATATTCTTTTGATTTGCTTGCCAAGGTTTTTTCAGTAGTCAATGAAACTTCTTCAAAAACCTTTATCTTTTTCCGCCTTTATTTCCATCATGTCTAATGGCGCAGGAAAATTATTATAAATAAGCGGTTTAGGAAACTTTTTGTTATAACCTTGCGATTTATTATGCTTAATTTGTGTTTCTTCTTGATTCATATTTTTCCTATCTTTGTCTTAGCAAGCTATCTTGCACTGCACCTGACATTAATTGAATAGAAGCAGTAACTAAAATAAGCATAAATGAAGGCACAAGTACATAACGTGGAAAAACTGTAAAGTTTTTTGATCCTTCACTGATTAAGTTTCCTAAAGTAGCAACGTTTGGGATAGACAAACCTATAAAAGCTAATGATGTTTCTGAAAGAATAATTCCTGGGATGTGAAATACTATTTCTGTAATTAGTAGCGGAATTAAAATAGGCAAGTAATTCATTAATACTTTATATGTTGGAGTTCCCAAAATTTTAGATGCACTAACTCATTCAAATGATTTAGCACGTAATACCTGAGAACGCATTTGGTTAGCAATACCAGCTCATGATGTAAATGATAAGGCAAAGATCATTACTCAGAAAGTTGGTTTAATAATAATAGTAATTGTAATAAGAATGATTATTGATGGTACGTTTGAAATTATTTTAATAATGAAGGTCATTATTTTGTCAAATATTCTAAAGTGACCCATCATAATTCCAATAATTAAGCCAACTATAACTTGAATAAATGTTGCAATAAATGATAAAGCTAGTGAATACCTAAGGCCATATCATAATCTAGCTCATAAGTCCCTACCTACTGAATCTGTACCAAAAATGTGACCGTTTGTAAAGAATGTTTCAAATCTGTTTTCAACAGACAATTCTAATGGGTTGTGTTTGGTTACTAAAGGAATAATAAGAGCTAGCAATATTAATATAACAAGAGTTACAAAACCAAACACACCTGCAAATGAGCGACTAAAACGGTAGAAGAACTCAACAAAAGAATTTTGTTGCTTATGCATTTTGCTAGTTTCATTAAACTCAAATAAATTTCCAACAATTTGTCATTCTTTATAAGCTAAAGGCCTTAAAAATCTGTTTGGTGCCAATTCTTCGCCAAGGACATTATTTGGGCTTTCTTCCCCTTTTTTTCTCTTTTTGTTTCAATTCTTAATTCATTCAGATAACTTAGCCATTTTAGCCCTTTCTTCTTACTCTTTGGTCAATTATTTTGTAAAGCGCATCACGGCATGTATATGAAAGAATTGTTATTAAAGAGAATAAGGTCACCATAAATAAAATTATATTAAAGTCCTTTGAAGTAATAGCATTAAGTAGCAAGCCACCAGAACCAGTTATAAAGAAGATTTGCTCAATAAACACACTACCAATAAAACTACCAAATATAACAACTGGGAAAAATGTTGCAATTGGGAACAGTGCTGGTTTAAGTGCATGAGTTCAAACAAAACGACGTTTTGTAATACCTTTTAGATAACAGAATTTGCAGTGTTGTGAGTTTAGTTCTCTGTTAAGTTCAGTTCTTATATATTTAATATATACAATTATTGAACCTAATGAAAGGGCTAAGCCAGGGAGAACATAAGTTGAGATATCTTTTTCATTAAAAATATATGGAAGATTTAATTTTCTGCCTATCAATAAAAGCCATAAGGCAAATACTAGTGATGGAATTGACGAGAAAATTGAAACAACTAAAGTAGCAATATGGTCAGGAAGTTTATCAGGATTCATGCCTACATAAACTCCTAAAGGAATTCCCATTACTAAAGTAAGCATAACTGAAAAAATTCCAATTAAGAAACTCTTATAAAAACGCACTCACACAAAATCATTAATTCTTTCCCCAGGGAAAACTGATAACGAAATTCCGAAGTCTAAGTGAATTATGTTTTTCAAATAAATGCCATATCTAATAATAAGAGGTTGGTTTAATCCGTATTTTTCTTCAACAGCCCTTCTAGCTGCTTCATCTAAGCCGGCTGTTAAACCTGTGCCACCAGGAACTGAGTTAATTAAGAAGAAGGTTATAGTAATAACAATAAATGCAACTAGGAAAAACTCTAAAATGACTGCAAATGCTTTTAACATACTTGCCACTCAAGGCGATCTTATGTTAAATATTTTTTGGTGTCATTTTAACTTACGTTTAAATTTGTTATCAAAGTCTACTAGTTGCTTTTGTTCAACTAATTTTCCTGATATTTCTGAAAGATCATCAACAAAAAATGAACTTTCATTTTTCTGTTTTAAATTTTCCATAAATACTCCTATAACTCCTCTTCTCTTACATCAGTTGGCAAGTTTTTCTTAGGTGGGAATGCTGTGTCATAAGCAAATTGTAATGAGTAAGTAAATAAACTTTCAGTTCCACCTACTCTAGAAATTTCTCAGTAAGTATCAACTTCCATTAATGGTACAACAGGAGCAGCTTCACGAACTATTTTTTCTAAGCCGGCTATTATTGCAAAAGCACTTTGTTCAGTTCAGTCTTCTTTTATTTCTTCATCAGTAAACTGGTTAGTAAAGAATGATGTTACTCTGTCATTAAATTGACTTAATGATTCGTGTTGAATATGTCCTTGTTCGTCTTTGTATGTTTCTTTTCTTAAAGAAAGCTCAACAATTTTATTTCAAACTTTTTCAGCAGAGTTAGCTAAACCTAAACGGAATTTGATTTTATCAACTATCTTTTTATCTTCATCCGAAATTGTAACTTTGCCTTTTTCATCTAATTTATAGCCTAATTCTTTAAAGTACTTTTCATATGTTCATGAACCCGAAGGATTGTTTCTAAAACCGGTTTGCTTAGCATTTTCGCTATCTATACCATCAGTTCTAAAGAACACTTTTACATAACTATATGCATCAGAACCGAAGGCATCAAAGTTTCTATAAAGCAAGTCAAATTCACCTTTTGTTCTAAAGTCTTCATAAACGTTTTCAGGTAAACTCTTAATTTCTATATCTAAAAATCCATTAAATGCTTTAGACATAAAATCTTGTAAGGCGATACCTGCATTTTGATGCTCGTCAGTTGAATTTGAAATATATTTAAGTGTTATTTTCTTCAAGTTAGGATGTTTTTTTTTAAATGAATCCATATATTGGCTAGCTATTTTCAATTGAAAACCTTTGTCAGTTCTATCAACATGTTCAAATTTATACGACTTAGACAAGTGATTCAAGTGACTATAGTTTTGCACTGGAATAGGTGTTTTAAACTCTGTGTCATATTTTGTATATGTTTCCAAGTGGTCAAAACCTACTTCAATAGCATCACCAAATGATGAAGATCCTTGACCAAAAGCAGTCCAAGTTATAACAGGATATGAAGAGTTTCATCCAACTATATTAAGCATTTCATCTCTATTGATTGCATAATAGATAGCATTTCTTAAATCTTCATCATACAAGTATTTTGAATCAGAATTGTTAGGAAGTTTTTTAAACCTTTCGTCATCGAGGTTGAAAGCTAAAGCAATTGTTCCAAAACCAGATGACTTTTTCATGTATTTTCTATATTCTTTATCAGTTCAGTATGCTAACTGTTGAATTGCGGGAATTCTAGTTGCTGCTATATATTTATCATCATATAAGGCTGCATTTATATTAGGATCAGAGCTAAAGAAGATTTTGATTCTTTCGCTTGATGTTTTATCTGAAGAATAATATTTTGGATTTTTAGTAAGCAACAAGTATCCTTGTGGGCCAAGCACTAAATCGCTTAGAAGAAAAGCGCTAGCAGTTAAAAATTTTTCTTGTTTTAGTCCAAATTCATTAATTCCGCCGTTTGTTTCTACAAACTTACGGTTAATTGGGAATAAATTTGACTGCATATCTTGCACAACATTTGATAGTGACGAAGGCTCACTCGCTGAGTATTCAACTCTCAATGAATACTCATCTAGAGCTAGTTCTCTATGTCATCTATAGTGTTTAGGCTTAAATGAATCTATGAAGTCATTAACTAATGTATTTTCCTTATAAAGCTTATTTACAGCCTGATTGTACGAATCAATAGCACTGTCACTATATGATACAGAAAGCTTAGATTTTAGTGCTCTTGACTTCTTCATAAGATCTTTAAACAAATCAGAATACTTTTGTCTAGGATCACTAAAAAGATATTTCTTAATTTTTACAGCCTTACGTTGTGGAATTTGTTTTAATTCTTCTTCACTATGCTTACCATGCAAGTATTCAGGATTAGGAAGCATAATAATTGTTTCGTCCGTGTCAGGATCAAAGTCAGGTGAGTAAGGAACGCTTGATAGAATTTCTCTATTTGAATAATTTCAGTAAATTCTTCCTGAATATAAACCTAATTTTTTAACTGCATCCTTAAGTTTATCTAGAATTTTACGCTCTTTAGTTTTTACTTCATTAACTTCAGTTTGACTTAAATTCTTGCCTTTAAATTTGCCGTCTTTAAGAATTTGTTCAATTTGCGATGGATAAAGTTCTTTATATGATGGGTCAAAAACGTCATATATAACTTTTTTATTTATCTCCTTAAATAATGGATATTGGAACGGATTTTGATAAGTGATACCAAATTCTTTTATGTACTCTTGCTGAATATCAACAACAGCTTGTGCATAAGCGAACTTTCTTTGCAAAATAGTTGTTAACTTTTGACTACCTGTTGATAAGTCTAGAATATAGTGAATAGCATCAATATAATCATCAGCAACTACTTCATCACCATTGCTTCAACGACTCTTGCCCTCATTAAGCAAAATGTTCATAGACTGAATTGCATTACCACCAGATTGCAAGATGCTTACTGGCTGATATTCATCTCTGTCAGAACTAAGCGAACCAGTTGTTGAGCCTAATTGATCAAGTGGATAAAATCTAGAACTAGGAGTAGCTGCAGGGGCAACTTTTTCAAAATATTTATCAATTTGAGTTTTGCCTTCTTTAATTTCTTGTGGAGTTAGTCTTTGCTCATTATTATATGAACCAATAGGCAACTCAGGAAGGCTTAAAATTCTTTTAAGCGCTTCATCAGGAGCAGATTTAACAGGAGCTTCAACTAAAGATGGCAAGACTTTATTAACAGATGAAAACTTAATGTAATTAAGGGAGTTAATAGGTTCAGAAACTAGGCCAAGGTCATAATTTCTTTCAATTTTGCCGCACTTAGCAGCCACAAGTGGCACTAAGGCAGAATTGAATGCAATTGTACCTAATAAAAGCTTTTTAATTCTTTTCATGTTAGCCTCCTTTATTATTTAACCCCATTAAATTGGTCATAAACATATAATATATTTTCATAGACATTATTGCCGTTTTCATCTATTTTATAAGGTTTTTCGCCTTTAGCCATTCTAATTGAAGCTTGTGAGAACGTCTTACCGTTTTCAGCAATTGATTCTCATGAACCTAGGTTAGTATTTAGTATATCTTTAGTTCCTTGTTCGTCGCTAGAGAAGTAAACTGAATATGTATGTCCTGGCAATAATATGGCATTTCTATATTTAGACATAATGCCATAGTCGCTTACTCAAGAAACAAATCCTTTACCCTTGTGCTTACCATTAGAGTCGCTATAGTCATATTGTTCATCTGCCAGAGTATGACGGATTTTGCTTCTTTCTTCATCACTTTTAGCTTCATTGAATTTCTTTTCATTTTCAATGTGTTGATTTTTGTAATAGAACATGTTACTAGTGTTATCTTTAGTTAGCTTAAGAGTCTTAATCTCACCAGTTTGTCTATCTTTAAAAGCTAGATAGTTTGCTTTGTCAGCAACATCGCTCGATAGATAACCAAACATTGCCACAGCATCCTTACTTCCATCTCTTCAGATACCTGAAATGTTTCTCTTACCAACACCTTGTGACTGAATGTAGTATTGTCAGTAAGCTCTAGCTCTAGTATTAACTACTTTTCCTTCTAAGTCTTTAATTCTGATGGTGTCATCAACTATTTCAGCACCCTTATCATCATAAAGCTTAAAGTTTAAAAAGTCACGGTATCATCTGTCTTTAAATCAGCCATTATTAATTGATTGAAACTCTCCAAAGCAACTGTTGTTGTAGTTTGAATCATCGCTAAGGTTTTTATCATCCGATAAAATCGCCTTTTTGTATCTTAGATTTAGAGCATTTGCTTTATGTTTTTCTTCACTATCAGCCAATCTTTCATAATCTAAGATTGCATTCGTAATTCCATTACGACCGCCTCTATCATTTAATTTAAGTGCTTTAGATTTTCACTTAACAGTAGTAGTACCATCAACAACATATTCTAATCCTGTATTAGCTTCACTAATATTAGATAAGAATGAAGGAGTGTTACCAAAATCATGATTTGAAGGTGAGTATGTTATTTGCAAGTTATCACGGTTTATAACTTCAGCAAAGTTATATGTATAGTCAGAGAATAATTCATTGAATTTACGCTCAGTTTTGTTAATAAAGTAATTCTTAACATTATCAGATGGCCCTGTATGGAAGGCAGCGTTAGCTAACGAAGTAAATATGTTAACTAACTCAAATTGTTGTAGTGAAACATGCACAATTGTTTGGTCAGTGTAAAGTTGAATTTTGCTATCAAACACAAGGGAGTCTACTAAGTTTATGACTTTTAGGTCAACACCAAACTCTTTAGCGATACTTTCGTATGTTTTGATTGCATCATCAGCACCAATTTCTCATTTCTTTCTATCAGCACCATCAATTTTGAACTCTTGTTTTTTAAACTCTCCATAGCCATGTTTTTGGTCAAAGATTCACGTTGCATCTTTATTTTTATCTTTAAGCTTGTCGAATGTTAAAGCCGAGTTAAACATTGCAAATAGTGATGAGCTAAATCTTCTCATAATGTCATTAGCTCACATTTGGTTAGATGAATCTTCATTAGCTTTTTTGTAGAATTCTCTGAAGACATTTTTCTCTTCTTCAGACATTTCTGTCATATTACCTAATTTGTCTATTATCTCTGTTTTATAGGCTTTTTTGAATTTTTCTATATCAATTTTAGACTTTACATAATCCAATGTTCACTTAACTGTATTAGTGGCTTTATCATACTTAGCTTTAGTTAAGTCAACATTAACAAACTCTAGTCATTTTTTGTAATCATCAAATTCAATAGAGCCATCTTTCATAACTTCATTAGCAAATGAATTAAATAAACCAGTTAACACATTATGATCTAAACGTTTTAAGCTTTCTGTATAGTTCATTTTTAATTTAGTTACTTGTGTAAAATCAGCTTGTGAAGTATCTGGGAATGTAACAATTTGCCCTGAACTATTAAGCATATTTCAAACACCATTAGGATTAGCGCTTGATGTTATGAAAGTTGGTGTGTATTTAGACAATCATTTAATGATTTTCTTAGAGTTAAATACTTGTAGATAATCACTAGGAAGTGTTTGAGCAAAGAAAGGATCAGTAAATGCTGTTTCCAACTTAACGTTAGGCATATACATTGTGTCTTTGTCAATTCACAACACTTGGCCAGCGCCACCATTTATGTTGTTGTTTAGTGAGTTTCCTGAATTGAATAATGCACTAAGAACATGACCTAGTTTTACCTGTTCAGAAGCACCGTTTGTGCTTGCTGGAGCACCATTACCATTCTTTCTTATGTAATCTTTAGGATTTCCATAAATCAAGTTACTTGGAACAGCTTTAGGGAAGTTTGACGAGTTATTTTCTGAACCATCCTTGTTGTAGTATTTTATAGATGGCGCCTGTCCATCTTTCCCTTTTTTATAGGTTCCTTGGTCAGGATCTCTGTTAGTAAGATAATTCTTGTAAATGTTAAAGAACATCTTTGTTACATCACTTGGCAATCCTGCACCAAATATATTTCTAGTTTCAGGATAATCAACAATAATTTTTGGATCTAACGACAAACGAGCGTCAGAAGTGTTTCAACCATTAATATTAAACCTGTCAACTATTAATGACTTAATTGTTTTAACAATTGTATTTATTTTGTCATTAACAAATTTAACAGCATTTTTATCATAATATGCACTCTTTGTGTCAGTTAAATCAACATTTAAAGGAACACTAATTACAGGAGAGCCATCAGCATTATGCATTAGAACTTTAGTTATTAATTTATAGTTGCCTTCGGCATCTTTAATTCCTTCAACAACTTTAGGTTCAATTTGTTTTGAACCATTTTTAGTAACTTCTTCAAACTCAATTAGATTGCCTTTACCATCTTTGATTATGCCTTTAAGCATTGAAAGGCTAGCCTCTTTGAACTCGTACTCGCCTTTATCATTCTTAACCATATATTTAACCTTAGCAGCATCTTTTAATGCGCTGTTAACAGTAGGGTTAAGTGTACCTGAGTAGTAGTCAATAGCATTAATAACTCACATATCAAAAGGACTTAGTCATTTTTCATCCTCTTTAGCTGTTAAGCCATTTTGTGTCCTTCTATTTTTAACAGCTTCTAACATTCCAGCAAAGTCTTGCAAGAAACGTCTGTTCTTGTTTGATAGGGCTTTTCATAAATCTCTGTCTTCTAAACCAACACCTCAAATGTCTGATTCCTTTTCCAAAGATTTAATTACATCATCAGCCTTATCTTCAAAAGTGATTTTTCCATCTTTGCCCTTTTTAGCAAAACGGAATTCAGCATATTCACCATAGTCTTTTAAAGCACCAAATTCATCTAGTAAACGTTTTGTGCCTAGCTCAACATGAGTACGTGCTTTTAAGTATAACTCAACAGCATCCTTGCTGTAGTAGTTGTTAATGTTAGGTGTTGAGTTTGGTGTAAGAGCACTAACAAATATTGGATCACTTCCTTTATTACTTAAGTCATGAGCACCATTTAAGGTTATATGGTGGCCATATTCGTGAGCTCCAACAAATTTAAGAAAGTCGGTTGATATACCTTTAAAGTTTGGATCAGACATTTTTAAAATAGCTCATAATCCAACACGGCTGTTTTTGGTAAAACCTAAATATTTACCATTTTCTAATGAGTATTCCATAACCCCATCAGAGTTAATTGATTTTTTAATATGTAAGCCATCTAGTCATTCACCAGCATAAGGCACTTCTTTTAAAAGCTCGTCTGTTAATCCTTCATATGCATCAGCAAAAACATCATATGATCTTTCAGATTTGCCTGTTTCAGGGTTGTTAACTTCGTTTTCTTCTTTTATAACTGAAGGAGCAACCATTTTCTTGTAGCCTAATACTGAGAAAAATTCATTCATATTTTTAAGAACATTTTTATCAGCATTAGCATCTACTGAAAACTTAACAAATTTGCTTCCAAATTTAGTTTGTGAACCAAAAGGATTTTCAGGATCAACATTTTTGATAGTTACATCAAGCATACTTCCTTTTTTACTAATATCAGAAATGTCAGCTTTGAATATTAATTTATCAATTTCTTCTTTTGTAGCATTAGGTTTAAGAATATTTTTCTTGGTTAGTATGCCGATAAGCTCAATTTTTGACTTAGCAACAATAACATCATCTTCATTAGTTATTTGTCTTGCTTGGACATTTTTATCTAGTTCTCTAGCTTCTTTTAGCAATTGAGTTTTTCTAATGTTTTCAACAATTTTAGCTGAATGCTCTAATGAGTGATTGTATGCTTCATATAATTTATGATCTCTTAAAGCTGGTGCAATTAAAGTATCAAAGTATTCGCCTAAGTTGCTTAAATAATCTCCAAATTGCTCGATGCTTTTGTCAATGTTCTTTTCAACATCATTCATTCTTTTAACAAATGAGTTAAAAAGAACTTCAGGATTTATTGCACTTGTGTGAGCTCTTGGAGTTAGCTGTGGAAGAGTCTTAAATTCAGCAAGTTCAGCTTCAATTTTGTCTAAGTTTTTAACCTCTAAAGCCTGTAAATAAGTCTTTTTGGTTGCTTCATCTAAGTCTTTCTTTTTGTTAATATAATCTGTAAGTTTTTCTAATTTGGTCTTATCAGATTTAAGCAGCTCAATAAATGGTGTAGTAAATCATGATGTTTGGAATTTTAAAATATTAGCATTTGTTCTTGTTTCCCAACCTTTATTGTTTAGAAAACCTAATACTAATGTTTTGTAAGCTGATAGATCCTTAACAGTTTCTTCTAGTCTTCTGGTTAAATTATTAAACTCAGCCACATAGTTAGCTAGTTCACCATTTTGTGATGTTTCAATATTAAATTTTTTATTGAATTCTGAAACTATATTTGAAAGTGCAGACAAGCCAGAAACAACATTTGAGTTGTCATAGTCATCTTTACCAATTTGCTTGTAAATTGATTCAACTTCTGTGTTAAAGTGTTTTAGAAGTTCATTAGAAAATTTATCTTTTTGAGATTTATGCTTTTGGTTTTCATTAAGTATTTTAGAAACTAAACTAGTTGCTTTTTTCTGCAATTCAGCAACAAATTTTTTAAATGTTTCAATTGTTGAAACTTCAACACCATTAATGTTAGAAAATAGGGCTTTTAGGAAATTATCAAGTTCAGAATTTGATTGGTTTCTTGTACCGCTGCTGCTAGGAAGAGGCAAGCTTCTTCTTAATCTGCTTACTCTATCTCTAACAGATCCGCCGCCATTAGATGCTCTTTCAAATTTCTTTAAAAACTCAGGAACTTTCTTGTTACCTTCAGATTCATTTTCTTCGCCAGCTTTTGAAGCTTTAAGTTCTCTAAAAAGAAGTTTGTATTGTTCAACAATTATGTTTTCCTTGAAAGTTTTTATAAAGGTTTCTGCTTCTTTTTCATATGCGCCTGTTATTGTTTCTTTAAATTCCTTTAGATCCTTGCCTAGTTTTGAAGAGTTTTCTGATGCTTCAATTTTCTTCATTTCACTAGCAAGTGTAGAATTAGGTTTCTTAAATTCATTTAAGTATGAGGTAGCTCTTGCTACAACTTCATCATGCATAATATCTTTAGCTAAAGCATTTGTAAAGCTTGACAAATCTTTTTTAAATGTTGCAACATTTGCTTTCTTACTTTCTGCATTAGATTCAAATATTGAAAGAAGATCATCTTTTAGTGACAAAGAACCAAGCAATGATGCTTCATTTTTGTTAGAATCTTCTTCAAACTTTTTGTAAAGATTGTTGTAGAAGTCAGCATATTCTGGATGCTCTTTGTCTCTTTTTAATCCCATAAGGTACTTATTGCCTTGTTCTAATAAGTCCTTGTCAGCTTTCAATCCATCAAGCTCTGTTTTGTAAGTTAGGTATGACTCATATGCTTCAAAGTAAGCCTTAGCTTCGTTATGAACCATTGGTTTAATTTTGGTTCTTATTTCTGAATTTATTTCACCTAAAACTTTTTTAAGCCTATTAAGTTCCTTAAATAAGTTAGTTTCCAATATAGAATTTTTATCATTTAAGAACATACTTAATTCAGCTTCAAGTTTGTTGAACGGAATTAATAAATGTAAGGCAGGAAGAGAGTTAGAATTAATTTTTTTCTTAATATCATTTAATTCATTAAAGCCTGTTTTATGCCAGTTTCTGAAAAATTTGAGTTGCTCTAATTGCTCAGCAATAACAACTGATTCGGCAAAAAGTTTATCTATTTCCTGATTTAATTTAGTAATTTTTGCAGCACTTTCAGATTTATCATTTAAAGAAGCCTTTTCAGATTTTTTACTCTTTAGAGAATCCTCAACTTTTTTCAAATCATCTGCACATTTCTTTTTAAGTTGGTCATAAACTGACTGCGATTGATTTGTTGCTTTTTCAAAAAATTCTTTAATTATATCTAGCACACGGTCAGCATATGACTTTAAAGTATCTGTTAATGTTTTAGAATCATCAAGCTTGTGACTATTAAGCGCTTCAACTAATGGTTTGTTTGCTATTTTTTCTCATTTTGCTTTAAATGAACTCTCTTTAGTTTCTCTTTTTCTAATTACTTTTTGAGTTTCTTTTAATTTTTTCCCAATAGCAGCTTCATCACCATGTTTTAGTAATGAATATCAGCCAGCATAATCTTCATTGCTTAAAGTCCTAGCAATTTGCTTC
This sequence is a window from Mycoplasmopsis agalactiae PG2. Protein-coding genes within it:
- a CDS encoding PDxFFG protein; its protein translation is MPKINLKKHVWHKYAISGGVLAGITAITLGAMYGYSKTSNEKLGRKNFTDEAELKNIFIDRNAKPESYFLEVHNNKHKVHYDPLTEVVTDGKTKLISTEYLDKYYAKHHALPYLNIKYGSFNFYNQYIEAVSPLEFYKFTEWFMKNVSWGPEIITLKSFSIVKGVEMTGNSITLGSHSNKNKEYTTIKFFPDAFFGTLPIYSSLSGRGNAQDSLTYKLNKSVLSEPELRKFLENIGKYNALANISNKTINEQFFRGITNVRYLKNQKVYALRRPEWEKEVLKTTYSIVEKNRLVQKSPYLLVVAANNLAEAKEKFASKLKEYKDKDSLKLLDGFSAENVKFEEKVIANAEIKVNEYNNTNEIVDKHLLIHFEDGSSYTIHSAFGEILNATTEQNGKKSFKTLGKYVQFDKALKDAKNLIEDLASRFIEQIRVRFAPNKFSEEVLKKITTAIGELNGLYREWLTLRQTIENMEADLRNYVGAKKVIEDSEKLQKEIEEKLKTAMNGDKANLEAQKKKAIADKTRAESVINVNIFKTTRQKRIEDRNNFIKTLEDVINKLKEAIKKAESDPKLKHTLEKELKNTEFTLKNTKQLNDDDTKLLEALKDVNHTTNSGNGNNSTNSEGQKKLLESLTKVIEENKKRASALLDTVKKSGKITELTSKLASQFGIKTDEIETLNALVAMYDSFTNDPSIDKLQAESFSSKNSDEKVKLLKQVDKTVFETNQQLNRLVTGTNPTDQFVEKDYFAVDVAYLPNELISIETLVDANTKAKLNWRDFYNLDEFVKDRKNILPDGATEFFAYSKFVNDQKDELSKKNAHLGADFDYSKISDKRESVKEDLAKVDAEIAKFDNKVESVKKLVAPYFENKDLFPAEFSLLYSEVLDPKTNKKNFDEFWSSNADVVLEYLTKALGDENGTNDEEGKTINGFIKKHSQAEFTELTQLFAESSKLIEKINSGKSTDDKLKEIELGKKIRDLRDKIDENDDHIKNKIARVINAKIDFQKAINLVKELKKDIAEYKKNIAKRYNSTFLMQLSDYQLRFLSSQNVKENSELANAYKKLINSFNNSSANLNKKVEEYINLVEENKKQIARTLSNEDYAGWYSLLKHGDEAAIGKKLKETQKVIRKRETKESSFKAKWEKIANKPLVEALNSHKLDDSKTLTDTLKSYADRVLDIIKEFFEKATNQSQSVYDQLKKKCADDLKKVEDSLKSKKSEKASLNDKSESAAKITKLNQEIDKLFAESVVIAEQLEQLKFFRNWHKTGFNELNDIKKKINSNSLPALHLLIPFNKLEAELSMFLNDKNSILETNLFKELNRLKKVLGEINSEIRTKIKPMVHNEAKAYFEAYESYLTYKTELDGLKADKDLLEQGNKYLMGLKRDKEHPEYADFYNNLYKKFEEDSNKNEASLLGSLSLKDDLLSIFESNAESKKANVATFKKDLSSFTNALAKDIMHDEVVARATSYLNEFKKPNSTLASEMKKIEASENSSKLGKDLKEFKETITGAYEKEAETFIKTFKENIIVEQYKLLFRELKASKAGEENESEGNKKVPEFLKKFERASNGGGSVRDRVSRLRRSLPLPSSSGTRNQSNSELDNFLKALFSNINGVEVSTIETFKKFVAELQKKATSLVSKILNENQKHKSQKDKFSNELLKHFNTEVESIYKQIGKDDYDNSNVVSGLSALSNIVSEFNKKFNIETSQNGELANYVAEFNNLTRRLEETVKDLSAYKTLVLGFLNNKGWETRTNANILKFQTSWFTTPFIELLKSDKTKLEKLTDYINKKKDLDEATKKTYLQALEVKNLDKIEAELAEFKTLPQLTPRAHTSAINPEVLFNSFVKRMNDVEKNIDKSIEQFGDYLSNLGEYFDTLIAPALRDHKLYEAYNHSLEHSAKIVENIRKTQLLKEARELDKNVQARQITNEDDVIVAKSKIELIGILTKKNILKPNATKEEIDKLIFKADISDISKKGSMLDVTIKNVDPENPFGSQTKFGSKFVKFSVDANADKNVLKNMNEFFSVLGYKKMVAPSVIKEENEVNNPETGKSERSYDVFADAYEGLTDELLKEVPYAGEWLDGLHIKKSINSDGVMEYSLENGKYLGFTKNSRVGLWAILKMSDPNFKGISTDFLKFVGAHEYGHHITLNGAHDLSNKGSDPIFVSALTPNSTPNINNYYSKDAVELYLKARTHVELGTKRLLDEFGALKDYGEYAEFRFAKKGKDGKITFEDKADDVIKSLEKESDIWGVGLEDRDLWKALSNKNRRFLQDFAGMLEAVKNRRTQNGLTAKEDEKWLSPFDMWVINAIDYYSGTLNPTVNSALKDAAKVKYMVKNDKGEYEFKEASLSMLKGIIKDGKGNLIEFEEVTKNGSKQIEPKVVEGIKDAEGNYKLITKVLMHNADGSPVISVPLNVDLTDTKSAYYDKNAVKFVNDKINTIVKTIKSLIVDRFNINGWNTSDARLSLDPKIIVDYPETRNIFGAGLPSDVTKMFFNIYKNYLTNRDPDQGTYKKGKDGQAPSIKYYNKDGSENNSSNFPKAVPSNLIYGNPKDYIRKNGNGAPASTNGASEQVKLGHVLSALFNSGNSLNNNINGGAGQVLWIDKDTMYMPNVKLETAFTDPFFAQTLPSDYLQVFNSKKIIKWLSKYTPTFITSSANPNGVWNMLNSSGQIVTFPDTSQADFTQVTKLKMNYTESLKRLDHNVLTGLFNSFANEVMKDGSIEFDDYKKWLEFVNVDLTKAKYDKATNTVKWTLDYVKSKIDIEKFKKAYKTEIIDKLGNMTEMSEEEKNVFREFYKKANEDSSNQMWANDIMRRFSSSLFAMFNSALTFDKLKDKNKDATWIFDQKHGYGEFKKQEFKIDGADRKKWEIGADDAIKTYESIAKEFGVDLKVINLVDSLVFDSKIQLYTDQTIVHVSLQQFELVNIFTSLANAAFHTGPSDNVKNYFINKTERKFNELFSDYTYNFAEVINRDNLQITYSPSNHDFGNTPSFLSNISEANTGLEYVVDGTTTVKWKSKALKLNDRGGRNGITNAILDYERLADSEEKHKANALNLRYKKAILSDDKNLSDDSNYNNSCFGEFQSINNGWFKDRWYRDFLNFKLYDDKGAEIVDDTIRIKDLEGKVVNTRARAYWQYYIQSQGVGKRNISGIWRDGSKDAVAMFGYLSSDVADKANYLAFKDRQTGEIKTLKLTKDNTSNMFYYKNQHIENEKKFNEAKSDEERSKIRHTLADEQYDYSDSNGKHKGKGFVSWVSDYGIMSKYRNAILLPGHTYSVYFSSDEQGTKDILNTNLGSWESIAENGKTFSQASIRMAKGEKPYKIDENGNNVYENILYVYDQFNGVK